In Rattus norvegicus strain BN/NHsdMcwi chromosome 1, GRCr8, whole genome shotgun sequence, a genomic segment contains:
- the LOC100360933 gene encoding uncharacterized protein LOC100360933 isoform X1 has translation MSFKSQIICSTQTLVGASSTIKFFFSEALMGQHFQEVELESCEPEPGDLFLFKLRSPKAQWCGAHVGVYCGHGEIIHFEGRAPSNSGVQTLLGYCEGVVCKQGHRALQRSRELWRVLRRRGGVDPRVLESRIREAMDNDPPPYHPTSSNCVHFALNLLGVDSMSVDRNLTRD, from the exons ACCCTGGTAGGGGCATCCAGCACCATTAAGTTCTTCTTCTCTGAGGCACTCATGGGCCAGCACTTCCAGGAGGTGGAGTTAGAAAGCTGCGAGCCTGAGCCTGGAGACCTGTTCCTATTTAAGTTGCGGTCCCCTAAGGCACAGTGGTGCGGAGCCCACGTGGGTGTTTACTGCGGCCACGGAGAGATCATACACTTTGAGG GCAGGGCCCCCAGCAACAGTGGAGTCCAAACACTTCTGGGTTACTGTGAGGGTGTCGTGTGTAAACAGGGGCACCGGGCTCTGCAGCGCTCCAGAGAGCTCTGGCGTGTGCTACGTAGACGCGGTGGTGTTGACCCTAGGGTGCTGGAGAGCCGCATTCGAGAAGCTATGGACAATGATCCTCCTCCCTACCATCCCACTAGCAGCAACTGCGTGCATTTTGCACTGAACCTGTTGGGGGTGGACTCA ATGTCAGTGGACAGGAACCTAACCAGGGATTAA
- the LOC100360933 gene encoding uncharacterized protein LOC100360933 isoform X2, which yields MGQHFQEVELESCEPEPGDLFLFKLRSPKAQWCGAHVGVYCGHGEIIHFEGRAPSNSGVQTLLGYCEGVVCKQGHRALQRSRELWRVLRRRGGVDPRVLESRIREAMDNDPPPYHPTSSNCVHFALNLLGVDSMSVDRNLTRD from the exons ATGGGCCAGCACTTCCAGGAGGTGGAGTTAGAAAGCTGCGAGCCTGAGCCTGGAGACCTGTTCCTATTTAAGTTGCGGTCCCCTAAGGCACAGTGGTGCGGAGCCCACGTGGGTGTTTACTGCGGCCACGGAGAGATCATACACTTTGAGG GCAGGGCCCCCAGCAACAGTGGAGTCCAAACACTTCTGGGTTACTGTGAGGGTGTCGTGTGTAAACAGGGGCACCGGGCTCTGCAGCGCTCCAGAGAGCTCTGGCGTGTGCTACGTAGACGCGGTGGTGTTGACCCTAGGGTGCTGGAGAGCCGCATTCGAGAAGCTATGGACAATGATCCTCCTCCCTACCATCCCACTAGCAGCAACTGCGTGCATTTTGCACTGAACCTGTTGGGGGTGGACTCA ATGTCAGTGGACAGGAACCTAACCAGGGATTAA